In Henckelia pumila isolate YLH828 unplaced genomic scaffold, ASM3356847v2 CTG_80:::fragment_1, whole genome shotgun sequence, one genomic interval encodes:
- the LOC140873697 gene encoding stellacyanin-like yields the protein MASKAFLIAVIVATVLVASTLATDYMVGDNDGWKLGVDYTAWAKGKTFYVGDTLMFMYKEGAHNVQKVNGSDFKQCKSTNSSNLPLTGGNNVIPLKSPGKKWYICGIGEHCSKGMQFAITVSVQGPAPTPTPWPTAPPPPSSTAYEISPLKSLVLVFAVIATYKIMIMA from the exons ATGGCCTCGAAAGCTTTCTTGATCGCGGTCATCGTCGCGACCGTACTGGTTGCCTCGACTTTGGCTACTGATTATATGGTTGGAGACAACGATGGTTGGAAACTAGGCGTGGATTACACAGCTTGGGCTAAGGGCAAAACTTTTTACGTCGGCGACACTCTCA TGTTCATGTACAAAGAGGGAGCCCACAATGTGCAGAAAGTGAATGGATCCGACTTCAAGCAATGCAAGTCTACAAACTCATCAAACCTGCCTTTAACTGGCGGAAACAACGTGATTCCCCTCAAAAGCCCAGGGAAGAAATGGTACATTTGTGGAATTGGTGAGCATTGCTCCAAAGGGATGCAGTTTGCCATCACCGTCTCCGTCCAGGGACCCGCCCCCACGCCCACACCGTGGCCTACTGCCCCGCCGCCCCCTTCTTCTACCGCCTATGAGATTTCTCCATTGAAATCTTTGGTGTTGGTGTTTGCTGTCATTGCTACATATAAGATCATGATCATGGCCTGA